In Pseudomonas sp. FP1742, the DNA window GACGCACGTAGATCGGCGGCCCGAAGACTTCCAGGGCGCGGTTGACGATTTCGATTGCCCGGTCCACACCGGCGCAGAAGCCACGGGGGTTGGCGAGTTTGATTTGCATGCTGTGCCTCGTGTCTTGCGCGCAAGAAATAGTAATACCTGCCTGCCATTCGAACACCGGGCTCGAAAACAGTGAAAACTTACTGTGGGAGCGGGCTTGCTCGCGAAGAGGGCCTGACAGTCAACATTGATGCTGACTGACACTACGCATTCGCGAGCAAGCCCGCTCCCACATTTGACCGTATTCGGTCAGTTACAACGCTTTGACGTTGATGATCTCGACGTCAAAGGTCAAGGTCTTACCGGCGAGCGGGTGGTTGAAGTCGATGGTCACTTGCGCGTCATCGAATTCCTTCACCACACCTGGCAGCTCGGTATTGGCCGCATCATTGAAGATCACCAGCAATCCTGGCGACAGTTCCATGTCCTGGAACTGTGAGCGCGGGATGATCTGCACGTTTTGCGGGTTAGGCTGGCCAAAGGCGTTTTCCGGCTCGATGGACAGGCTGCGCTTGTCGCCGGCCTTGAAGCCGAACAGCGCGGCCTCGAAGCCTGGCAACAGGTTGCCGTCACCGACCTTGAAGGTCGCCGGGGCTTTGTCGAAAGTGCTGTCGACGGTGTCGCCGTTCTCCAGGCGCAATGCAAAGTGCAAGGTGACTTCCGTGTTCTGGCCGATACGTTGTTCAGCCAATACCTGTTCAGTCATGAACGGTTTCTCCGGTCTTCTTACTTTTGAACATATCCAGCGCAAGCATCACGGCACCGACAGAAATAGCACTGTCAGCAAAGTTGAACGCCGGGAAATACCAGCGGTTCTGCCAATGCACCAGAATGAAGTCGATCACATGCCCCAGGGCAATGCGGTCGTACAGATTACCCAGCGCGCCACCCAGCACCAGGGCCAGCGCAA includes these proteins:
- the fkpB gene encoding FKBP-type peptidyl-prolyl cis-trans isomerase, with the protein product MAEQRIGQNTEVTLHFALRLENGDTVDSTFDKAPATFKVGDGNLLPGFEAALFGFKAGDKRSLSIEPENAFGQPNPQNVQIIPRSQFQDMELSPGLLVIFNDAANTELPGVVKEFDDAQVTIDFNHPLAGKTLTFDVEIINVKAL